In the genome of Pseudarthrobacter sp. IC2-21, one region contains:
- a CDS encoding TetR/AcrR family transcriptional regulator, with amino-acid sequence MAQHGRSHARMTRRGSTDPRAITSQRRLVEALTAVVKAEGFGAASVTRIARDAGLSRSGFYEQFASVDELALFILDDLILEIGALDLEARTVRGAKGQAVSEFALELILQSVFEHGELYEHLLLSEGAGGTVARAINGFARGARPIIAISQPQWPEARIDLMASSIGGLIVSGVMHAFSTGQPSTAHDLARELVSFMPPWLFYADDRAATTDSEQPTSSSLRASHSGDAGPGEVHADRTN; translated from the coding sequence ATGGCACAGCATGGACGCAGTCACGCCCGCATGACCAGGAGGGGATCGACCGATCCCCGGGCCATCACATCGCAGCGCCGTCTAGTCGAAGCGCTGACGGCGGTCGTTAAGGCGGAAGGCTTCGGCGCCGCGTCCGTGACCCGCATCGCGCGCGACGCGGGACTCAGCCGGAGCGGGTTCTACGAGCAGTTCGCCAGCGTCGACGAGCTCGCATTGTTCATCCTTGACGACCTGATCCTCGAGATTGGTGCCCTCGACCTTGAGGCCCGGACCGTGCGCGGCGCCAAGGGACAAGCTGTCTCCGAGTTCGCCCTCGAACTCATTCTCCAGTCAGTCTTCGAGCACGGGGAGCTGTACGAGCACCTGCTGCTCTCCGAGGGCGCCGGCGGCACAGTAGCGAGAGCCATCAACGGGTTCGCCCGGGGCGCCCGTCCGATCATTGCGATCTCCCAACCGCAGTGGCCGGAAGCGAGAATTGACCTCATGGCGAGCTCGATCGGCGGGCTAATCGTGAGTGGGGTGATGCACGCCTTCAGCACCGGCCAGCCCTCCACCGCCCACGATCTGGCGCGCGAACTCGTGAGCTTCATGCCGCCCTGGCTCTTCTACGCGGACGACAGGGCCGCAACCACAGACAGCGAGCAGCCAACGTCTTCTTCGCTTCGGGCCAGCCATTCCGGTGATGCGGGCCCCGGCGAGGTCCATGCGGACCGGACCAACTAA
- a CDS encoding gluconokinase, GntK/IdnK-type: MVISNNTAPAPEGRQGPRVIVMGVSGCGKTTIGDLVARELGVPFLDGDSLHPVENVAKMAAGTPLTDEDRWPWLATVGSELAAAGSGGLVLACSALRRSYRDAIRAEAPDTIFLHLHGSKEVLKARTEGRSGHFMPPALLESQLATLEPLEADEVGVVVDIAGPVTQVMADALAGIATAAKAASGSPAVGSPAGTSGSGTPGAAGTQGRQFDVDLKAAPFNLDDAAVEWVNSTLESMTLEEKIGQLFINHNNDYSPEYLDGVLENYHVGGMRYRPGPSGAVQEHIRYAQSKSKVPLLVASNPEMGGAGSCDDGTFVSTHLQAGSHPDKSIARKMGQVAGVETAALGCNWAFAPIVDIHYNWRNTVISTRSFGNTPEIVVERAKEYFDGITESPTACAMKHFPGDGVDERDQHVVTSYNTFGYEEWNKTYGHVYREMIGHGVQSIMIGHIGAPGLSRHFRPGMADKDIKPATLAPELLQDLLRGELGFNGLILTDASQMIGLTQAMKRKDLVPATIAAGCDMFLFFRNPAEDFQYMLEGYKSGIITEQRLHDALRRILALKASLGLHRKERSELVPPVEALAGIGSAAHRAVAAEVADKTVTLVKDTANNLPITPETHKRIRLYGISGDSDFTRADPLAYLDKVKVELEKAGFEVHLFKTAAQREAAGETGINFMTVISEEATGDYADKYDAAFIFANVKGFAQEAAIRIKWSTPMAAEIPWYVTEVPTVLVSLNQPNHLIDVPMVKTAIHTHADSVEAIRATIEKIMGRSEFQGTFNENVFCDSFDTRL, translated from the coding sequence ATGGTGATCAGCAACAACACCGCCCCTGCCCCCGAAGGCAGGCAGGGCCCGCGCGTCATCGTCATGGGCGTCTCCGGCTGCGGCAAGACCACCATCGGCGACCTTGTGGCCCGTGAACTGGGGGTGCCATTCCTGGACGGCGACTCCCTGCACCCGGTGGAGAATGTCGCCAAGATGGCCGCCGGCACCCCGCTGACCGACGAGGACAGGTGGCCGTGGCTCGCCACGGTGGGTTCGGAACTGGCGGCCGCCGGCAGCGGCGGACTGGTCCTGGCCTGCTCGGCCCTGCGCCGCAGCTACCGGGACGCCATCCGCGCCGAGGCGCCGGACACGATCTTCCTCCACCTGCACGGCAGCAAAGAGGTCCTGAAAGCCCGCACTGAAGGCCGTTCCGGGCACTTCATGCCGCCTGCCCTGCTCGAATCACAGCTCGCCACCCTCGAACCGCTGGAAGCGGACGAGGTGGGCGTTGTGGTGGACATCGCCGGCCCGGTGACCCAGGTGATGGCCGACGCGCTGGCGGGAATCGCCACCGCAGCGAAGGCAGCCAGCGGCAGCCCCGCCGTCGGGAGCCCGGCAGGTACCTCCGGGAGCGGTACCCCCGGTGCCGCCGGCACCCAGGGGCGCCAGTTCGACGTCGACCTTAAGGCCGCGCCGTTCAACCTCGATGACGCTGCGGTTGAGTGGGTGAACAGCACCCTGGAATCCATGACGCTTGAGGAGAAGATCGGCCAGCTCTTCATCAACCACAACAACGACTACTCCCCGGAGTACCTCGACGGTGTGCTGGAGAACTACCACGTGGGCGGCATGCGTTACCGGCCCGGCCCCTCGGGCGCCGTCCAGGAACACATCCGCTACGCGCAGTCCAAGTCCAAAGTGCCGCTGCTGGTGGCGTCCAACCCGGAAATGGGTGGCGCCGGAAGCTGCGATGACGGCACGTTTGTGTCCACGCACCTGCAGGCCGGATCGCACCCGGACAAGTCCATCGCACGCAAGATGGGACAGGTGGCCGGGGTTGAGACTGCCGCCCTGGGCTGCAACTGGGCTTTCGCGCCGATTGTGGACATCCACTACAACTGGCGGAACACGGTCATTTCGACCCGGTCGTTCGGCAACACCCCGGAAATCGTGGTGGAGCGCGCCAAGGAGTACTTCGACGGCATCACTGAGTCACCCACCGCCTGCGCCATGAAGCACTTCCCCGGCGACGGTGTGGACGAGCGCGATCAGCACGTGGTTACGTCCTACAACACCTTCGGCTATGAGGAGTGGAACAAAACCTACGGGCACGTGTACCGGGAGATGATCGGGCACGGCGTGCAGTCGATCATGATCGGCCACATCGGCGCGCCCGGGCTGTCCCGGCACTTCCGTCCGGGCATGGCGGACAAGGACATCAAGCCCGCCACGCTGGCCCCGGAACTGCTGCAGGACCTGCTCCGCGGCGAGCTCGGCTTCAACGGGCTGATCCTGACGGATGCCTCGCAGATGATCGGGCTGACCCAGGCCATGAAGCGCAAGGACCTGGTCCCTGCCACCATCGCCGCGGGGTGTGACATGTTCCTGTTCTTCCGCAACCCGGCGGAGGATTTCCAGTACATGCTGGAGGGCTACAAGTCCGGCATCATCACCGAGCAGCGCCTGCACGACGCCCTGCGCCGCATCCTGGCGCTGAAGGCCTCGCTGGGACTGCACCGCAAGGAACGCAGCGAACTGGTTCCGCCGGTGGAGGCCCTGGCCGGGATCGGCAGCGCGGCACACCGTGCCGTTGCCGCCGAGGTGGCGGACAAGACCGTCACCCTCGTCAAGGACACCGCGAACAACCTGCCCATCACGCCGGAAACGCACAAACGGATCCGCCTCTACGGCATCTCCGGTGACTCGGACTTTACCCGGGCTGACCCGTTGGCCTACCTGGACAAGGTCAAGGTTGAGCTGGAGAAAGCCGGCTTCGAGGTGCACCTGTTCAAGACCGCAGCCCAGCGCGAAGCCGCGGGGGAGACAGGCATCAACTTCATGACCGTCATCTCCGAGGAAGCCACAGGGGATTACGCGGACAAGTATGACGCCGCGTTCATCTTTGCCAACGTCAAGGGCTTCGCCCAGGAAGCGGCTATCCGCATCAAGTGGTCCACCCCCATGGCGGCCGAGATCCCGTGGTACGTCACCGAGGTTCCCACTGTGCTGGTATCGCTGAACCAGCCCAACCACCTCATCGATGTGCCGATGGTCAAGACCGCCATCCACACGCACGCCGATTCCGTGGAGGCCATCCGGGCCACGATCGAAAAGATCATGGGCAGGTCCGAGTTCCAGGGGACGTTCAATGAGAACGTCTTCTGCGATTCCTTCGACACCCGGCTCTGA
- a CDS encoding acyl-CoA desaturase, producing MTIITNRPDVSGDGAVPNDAPTKKAPAAAKIRPGALAKSGGPTRRPPSAAHLSDEQVAELGRELDAIRDNILAKRGAADAAYIRRMIKIQRGLEISGRAALLVSKNKAAWVTGTTFLSLAKILENMELGHNILHGQWDWMRDPDIHSTTWEWDFVTPSRAWQNTHNDSHHRWTNVVGKDNDVGFNLLRMDENQPWTPYNLGNPLYNALLAPVFEWGIAIYDLELTEFKEGRKTKEALFKDLKALGRKVVTQFTKDYAATPAVATLTGSGKQALYGTLTANAVRNLWAHAVIFCGHFPEGTDTFTEDMVEGETRGDWYVRQMIGSANISGSKFMHLMTGNLSHQIEHHLFPDLPSNRYAEIAPQVREICQRYGLIYTTGPIWKQVGSTWAKVCKLALPPRKA from the coding sequence ATGACGATCATTACCAACAGGCCTGATGTTTCCGGGGACGGTGCAGTGCCGAACGATGCCCCCACGAAGAAGGCGCCCGCTGCGGCGAAAATCCGGCCCGGCGCCCTCGCCAAGTCCGGCGGCCCCACGCGGAGGCCGCCGTCCGCGGCGCACCTCTCTGACGAGCAGGTCGCCGAGCTGGGCCGGGAACTCGACGCCATCCGCGACAACATCCTGGCCAAACGTGGCGCTGCGGATGCCGCCTACATCCGGCGCATGATCAAGATCCAGCGCGGACTGGAGATCTCGGGCCGCGCGGCACTGCTGGTCAGCAAGAACAAGGCAGCCTGGGTCACCGGCACCACCTTCCTGAGCCTGGCCAAGATCCTGGAAAACATGGAACTTGGCCACAACATCCTGCACGGGCAATGGGACTGGATGCGGGACCCGGACATCCACTCCACCACGTGGGAATGGGACTTCGTCACCCCCTCGCGCGCCTGGCAGAACACCCACAACGACTCGCACCACCGCTGGACCAATGTCGTGGGCAAAGACAACGACGTCGGATTCAACCTCCTCCGCATGGACGAGAACCAGCCGTGGACGCCCTACAACCTGGGCAACCCGCTCTACAACGCACTCCTGGCCCCCGTCTTCGAATGGGGCATCGCCATCTACGACCTTGAGCTGACCGAATTCAAGGAAGGCAGGAAGACCAAGGAAGCCCTCTTCAAGGACCTCAAAGCACTGGGCCGCAAGGTGGTCACCCAGTTCACCAAGGATTACGCGGCCACGCCCGCCGTTGCCACGCTCACGGGCTCCGGCAAACAGGCCCTCTACGGCACCCTGACAGCCAACGCCGTCCGTAACCTCTGGGCGCACGCCGTGATTTTCTGCGGCCACTTCCCCGAGGGCACGGACACCTTTACCGAAGACATGGTGGAAGGTGAAACCCGGGGCGACTGGTACGTCCGCCAGATGATCGGCTCGGCCAACATCTCCGGCTCCAAGTTCATGCACCTGATGACCGGCAACCTCTCGCACCAGATCGAACACCACCTCTTCCCGGACCTGCCCTCCAACCGGTACGCCGAGATCGCGCCACAGGTCCGCGAAATCTGCCAGCGCTACGGCCTGATTTACACCACCGGCCCCATCTGGAAGCAGGTCGGCTCTACCTGGGCGAAGGTCTGCAAGCTCGCACTGCCGCCGCGGAAAGCCTGA
- the pyrE gene encoding orotate phosphoribosyltransferase, giving the protein MTSPLDAAAARARLLELIKELAVVRGKVTLSSGAEADYYIDLRRITLHHEASKLVGQVMLALADDAGIDFECAGGLTMGADPVGTAVMHAAVDAGRPVDAFVVRKAQKSYGMGRQVEGPSVEGRKVLVLEDTSTTGGSALTAVEGVRKAGGNVVAVAVIVDRDTGAKEKIEAETGVPYLFAFGKDELGLS; this is encoded by the coding sequence ATGACTTCCCCTCTTGATGCCGCAGCCGCACGTGCCCGCCTCCTGGAACTGATCAAGGAACTTGCCGTTGTCCGCGGCAAAGTGACCCTGTCCAGCGGCGCCGAGGCCGATTATTACATTGACCTGCGCCGCATCACCCTGCACCACGAAGCGTCCAAGCTGGTGGGTCAGGTCATGCTGGCATTGGCCGACGACGCCGGGATCGACTTTGAGTGCGCCGGCGGCCTGACCATGGGTGCTGACCCCGTGGGCACCGCAGTGATGCATGCAGCCGTTGACGCCGGCCGGCCGGTGGACGCTTTTGTGGTCCGCAAAGCCCAGAAGTCCTACGGTATGGGCCGCCAGGTTGAAGGGCCGTCCGTTGAGGGGCGCAAAGTGCTGGTGCTCGAGGATACGTCCACCACCGGCGGGTCGGCGCTGACCGCCGTCGAAGGCGTGCGCAAAGCAGGCGGCAACGTGGTCGCTGTGGCCGTCATTGTTGACCGGGACACCGGGGCCAAGGAGAAAATTGAGGCCGAGACCGGGGTGCCGTACCTGTTCGCGTTCGGCAAGGACGAGCTGGGACTTTCATAA
- a CDS encoding GAF and ANTAR domain-containing protein: MLSPDAPLNTTEQIQGLILESADFEEFLNELARLSAHQMAGDGDDALCGITLLRDRKAATIGWSSDDARDVDQIQYSLAQGPCLTAAEEQREVNVPDLLEEDRWGPAYADAVASHGLRSVLSVPFNLQGEARAAMNLYSDVPHKFDEHAAAKARGFTREISQALQLAVRFAVHSDNATNLRATLESRTVIDIAIGVVMAQNRCSQDAAVQILTDASSNSNTKLRDIAKALVDSVGGTGTRTHYQQPGQAPAGSREPTVLVQGQSEGYAYGG, from the coding sequence ATGCTCTCACCCGACGCACCCTTGAACACCACCGAACAGATCCAGGGCCTCATCCTGGAAAGTGCTGATTTCGAGGAGTTCCTCAACGAGCTTGCCAGGTTGTCAGCCCACCAGATGGCGGGCGACGGCGATGACGCCCTGTGCGGAATCACGCTGCTCCGTGACCGCAAGGCTGCCACCATCGGCTGGAGCAGCGACGACGCCCGCGACGTGGACCAGATCCAGTACTCCCTGGCGCAGGGTCCCTGCCTGACGGCGGCCGAGGAACAGCGCGAAGTGAACGTGCCGGACCTGTTGGAGGAGGACCGCTGGGGGCCGGCCTACGCCGATGCCGTGGCGTCCCACGGGCTGCGGTCAGTTCTTTCGGTGCCCTTCAACCTTCAGGGCGAGGCGCGGGCAGCCATGAACCTTTACTCGGACGTGCCGCACAAGTTCGATGAACATGCCGCAGCCAAGGCCCGCGGATTCACCCGGGAGATTTCCCAGGCCCTGCAGCTGGCTGTCAGGTTCGCCGTCCACAGCGACAACGCCACCAACCTCCGCGCCACGCTGGAATCCCGCACCGTCATCGACATCGCGATTGGCGTGGTGATGGCCCAGAACCGCTGCAGCCAGGATGCCGCGGTCCAGATCCTGACCGACGCCTCAAGCAACAGCAATACCAAGCTGCGGGACATTGCCAAGGCGCTCGTGGATTCCGTGGGCGGCACCGGCACCCGCACCCATTACCAGCAGCCGGGCCAGGCACCGGCCGGGTCCCGCGAGCCGACTGTGCTTGTGCAGGGTCAATCCGAAGGTTACGCTTACGGAGGTTGA